The window CTGTTCGGTCGTCGCGGTCGTTACCCAACCGGATCGCCCCCGGGGACGGGGTCGGGTCCTGGCCGCTCCGCCGGTGGCCCGAGCGGCCCGCGAGCGGGGCCTTCCCGTCCTGCAACCCGCCCGGCTCAAATCTCCCGAAGTCGTCGAGCAGCTCCGCTCGCTGCACCCGGACCTCATCGTCACCGCGGCCTACGGGAAGATCATCCCCAAGGAGATCCTCGACCTTCCGCCGCTCGGCGCCATCAACGTGCATCCGTCCCTGTTGCCGAAGCACCGCGGCGCGTCGCCCATCAGTGCCGCGATCTTGCACGGGGAGACCACCACCGGCGTCACCATTCTGTTCCAGTCCATGGAGCTCGACGCCGGCGACATCATCCTGCAGCGCGTGGTGCCGATCGCGCCGGAGGACACCGCGCGGACGCTGGAGGCCAAACTGGCCGCCGTGGGGGCCGAGGCCCTGGCCGAGGCCCTCCGCCTGATCGCGGAGGGCCGCGCCCCGCGCATCCCCCAGGATCACGCCCTGGCCAGCTATGCCGGAAAACTGGAAAAGGTCCACGGACGGATCGACTGGACCCGTCCGGCGCACGAGCTCGTCAGCCTCGTTCGGGCCATGGATCCCTGGCCCTCGGCGTATACCTGGCACCGCGGCCGACTGCTCAAGGTGTGGCGTGCGCAGGCGGAACCCGGGAAGGGGGCGCCGGGGACCGTCGTGGAGATCCGGCGCGGGGACGGGTTCACCGTCGGTACCGGGGCGGGCCTGCTGCTGATTCTGGAGGTCCAGCCGGAAAGCGGTCGGCGCATGTCGGCCGGGGAGTTCGCGCGCGGTGCCCGCCTGCGGGTGGGCGAGGTCCTGGCGATGTCCCCTCCGGGAAGACCCGGGTCGGCCGAACTGTTATAATGGGGGCTTGACGGAGGTGAGGCGATGTTCTTCGGGGATCCGACGTACGTCCTGTTGCTGCCGGCCATCATCCTGGCCGTGTACGCGCAGTTCAAGGTGCAGTCCACCTTCCGCCGCTACTCGGAGATCCGCTCCGCCACGGGCTACACCGGCGCGCAGATCGCCCTGGAGCTGCTGCGCCGGCAGGGCATCACCGACGTGAAGATCGAGCCCGTCCAGGGGATGCTGGCCGACCACTACGACCCGCGGGCCAAGGTGCTGCGGCTGTCGCCCGACGTCTACGGCAGCGACTCGCTGGCCGCGATCGGCGTGGCGGCGCACGAGACCGGGCACGCCGTGCAGCACCAGGTGCGGTACGCGCCGCTGGCCCTGCGGTCGGCGATCGTGCCGCTGGCCAGTTACGGGTCGAGCGCGGCCTGGATCCTGTTCCTGATCGGCCTGATCGTCAGCAACCGGGCGCTCATGGACCTGGGCATCCTGATCTTCCTGGGCTACGTGCTCTTCGCGCTCGTCACGCTGCCCGTGGAGTTCAACGCCAGTGCGCGCGCGGTGCAGCTGCTGCAGGGACACGGCTTCGTCCTGCCCCAGGAGGCCCAGGGGGTGCGGGCGGTGCTGAACGCCGCCGCGCTGACCTATGTGGCGGCCGCGGCGATGGCGGTGCTGCAGCTGGTCCGCCTGATCGCCCTGCGCAACATGCGCGACGACTAGGGCACCGGGGTCTCGATGACGACGGTCCGCCGGGCGGCTGCCGCAGCCGCCCGGCGCGCCTCTGGGAAGAGTGCGCGGGAGGCGGCCGTCCAGGTCCTGGCCCGGGTGGAGGCGGGCGAGGCCTTCGCCAACCTTCTGCTCACCTCGGCGCTGGGGCGCGCCCGCCTCGCTCCGTCCGAGGCCGGGCTGGCCACCGAACTGGTCTACGGCGTTCTGCGCCACCGCGCCCGGGTGGACTGGACGCTGGCCGGCGCGCTGCACCGGCCGCTGGAGGACCTCCCCCCGCACATCCGCGCCGTGCTGCGCAGCGGGTGCTACCAGTTGCTCTTCCTCACCCGGATTGCCCCGCACGCCGCGGTCGACGAGGCGGTGTCGCTGGCCCGGGCCTACGGACACCCCGGCACGGCGAAACTGGTCAACGCGGTGCTCCGCCGCGTCGCCGCGGAGGGGGAGCGCCCGCTGCCGGACGGGCCGCCGGCGAAACGCATCGCCGTGGAACACTCGCACCCACGCTGGCTGGTGGAGCGCTGGCTGGCCCGCTTCGGTGTCGAGGAGACCCTCGCCCTGTGCCGGGCCAACAACACCGCCGCGCCGACGACGGCCAGGGTCAATACCCTCAGGATCGAGCCGCAGAGCGCGGAGCAGCGGCTGCGCGGGGAAGGCGTGCTCGTCACGCCGACGCCGCTGGCCGAGGGGATCCGCCTGGACGGGCCGTTCTCCGCGCGGCACCGCCTGGTGGCAGAGGGGCTGCTGACGATGCAGGATCTCGGGGCGATGATCGTCACGCACGTCCTGGATCCCCGGCCGGGCGAGGTGATCATCGACGCCGCGGCGGCCCCCGGAGGGAAGACCACGCACATCGCCGAACGGATGCGGGACCGCGGGCGGATCATCGCCTGTGACATCCACCCGGGCAAGTTGCAGCGGCTCAGCGCGCGGGTGGCGGTGATGGGGCTGTCGTCCGTGGAGGCCCACCATCTGGACGCCCGCCAGGTCGGCCGGATCTTTCCCGAGCGGGCCGACCGCGTCCTGCTCGACGCGCCCTGCACCGGACTGGGGGTGCTGCGCCGGCGTCCCGAGATCAAGTGGCGCGTGCAGCCGGACCACCTGGACGCCCTCGCCCGGTTGCAGCGCGAGATGCTGGACGGGGCGGCCCAGGCCGTGCGGCCGGGCGGTGTTCTTGTGTATAGTGTGTGCAGCACCG is drawn from Armatimonadota bacterium and contains these coding sequences:
- the fmt gene encoding methionyl-tRNA formyltransferase is translated as MTPLPIRTVFFGTPEFAVPSLQVLLETCSVVAVVTQPDRPRGRGRVLAAPPVARAARERGLPVLQPARLKSPEVVEQLRSLHPDLIVTAAYGKIIPKEILDLPPLGAINVHPSLLPKHRGASPISAAILHGETTTGVTILFQSMELDAGDIILQRVVPIAPEDTARTLEAKLAAVGAEALAEALRLIAEGRAPRIPQDHALASYAGKLEKVHGRIDWTRPAHELVSLVRAMDPWPSAYTWHRGRLLKVWRAQAEPGKGAPGTVVEIRRGDGFTVGTGAGLLLILEVQPESGRRMSAGEFARGARLRVGEVLAMSPPGRPGSAELL
- a CDS encoding zinc metallopeptidase; the protein is MFFGDPTYVLLLPAIILAVYAQFKVQSTFRRYSEIRSATGYTGAQIALELLRRQGITDVKIEPVQGMLADHYDPRAKVLRLSPDVYGSDSLAAIGVAAHETGHAVQHQVRYAPLALRSAIVPLASYGSSAAWILFLIGLIVSNRALMDLGILIFLGYVLFALVTLPVEFNASARAVQLLQGHGFVLPQEAQGVRAVLNAAALTYVAAAAMAVLQLVRLIALRNMRDD
- the rsmB gene encoding 16S rRNA (cytosine(967)-C(5))-methyltransferase RsmB, whose translation is MTTVRRAAAAAARRASGKSAREAAVQVLARVEAGEAFANLLLTSALGRARLAPSEAGLATELVYGVLRHRARVDWTLAGALHRPLEDLPPHIRAVLRSGCYQLLFLTRIAPHAAVDEAVSLARAYGHPGTAKLVNAVLRRVAAEGERPLPDGPPAKRIAVEHSHPRWLVERWLARFGVEETLALCRANNTAAPTTARVNTLRIEPQSAEQRLRGEGVLVTPTPLAEGIRLDGPFSARHRLVAEGLLTMQDLGAMIVTHVLDPRPGEVIIDAAAAPGGKTTHIAERMRDRGRIIACDIHPGKLQRLSARVAVMGLSSVEAHHLDARQVGRIFPERADRVLLDAPCTGLGVLRRRPEIKWRVQPDHLDALARLQREMLDGAAQAVRPGGVLVYSVCSTEEEEGPGVIDGFLRDHPDFGLEGFSLPGDLRPAGGEEGMVMLLPHRHGTDGFFIARLRRRPGS